In Hermetia illucens chromosome 5, iHerIll2.2.curated.20191125, whole genome shotgun sequence, a single window of DNA contains:
- the LOC119657140 gene encoding transmembrane emp24 domain-containing protein 5, whose product MDKKIQHVLSSILIVLFAVIPRFHCFEKELTVHVDAGKEVCFYQAAKAGDVIDVEYQVIDGGHGDLDINFELASPDGRVLSRDLKKSDNIVRHDVTRDGDHKICFDNQFSSFSRKTVFFEIIIESQNEEADDQETNWRKQLGDLTPEEFYDIQVKDIQEYVGRIRNYLTKSRQMQDSLRSFEARDRNIAEENYFKVNAWSMFQICAMIAVGGLQVFMVRSIFDTGSKMYSVWKKLNL is encoded by the exons ATGGATAAG AAAATTCAACACGTTTTGTCCTCAATTCTCATCGTGTTGTTCGCAGTGATACCGAGGTTTCACTGCTTCGAGAAGGAGTTGACCGTGCATGTAGATGCCGGCAAGGAAGTTTGTTTCTATCAAGCTGCAAAAGCTGGGGACGTGATTGACGTTGAATATCAAGTAATTGATGGCGGTCACGGTGATTTAGATATTAATTTCGAACTGGCTTCACCTGATGGGCGAGTGCTGTCCCGAGATCTTAAAAAATCTGATAACATCGTTCGCCATGATGTGACTCGGGATGGCGACCATAAAATCTGCTTCGACAATCAGTTCAGTTCGTTCAGCAGAAAGACGGTTTTCTTCGAAATAATCATTGAGAGCCAAAACGAGGAGGCGGACGACCAAGAGACCAATTGGAGAAAGCAATTAGGCGACCTAACGCCTGAAGAATTCTATGATATTCAAGTGAAAGACATTCAAGAGTATGTAGGTCGTATTCGCAACTATCTGACGAAATCCCGTCAGATGCAGGACTCGTTGCGATCTTTTGAGGCTCGCGACCGGAATATTGCTGAGGAGAACTACTTCAAGGTGAATGCTTGGTCAATGTTTCAAATTTGTGCCATGATTGCCGTTGGTGGCTTGCAAGTATTTATGGTGCGCAGCATCTTTGATACTGGATCGAAAATGTATTCGGTGTGGAAGAAATTGAATCTCTGA
- the LOC119657038 gene encoding ribosome biogenesis protein NOP53 gives MSGIKKKRVSKKNKASWRKFTDIKDVEDFLEDQRLEERIGKADEKKDDELFTIDTAGGEDKTISVLSLKARRKENAKKPPRSLLALENTSKVQDPIAKRNHVKPRKSGKDVISQVLAGKTSNRITQALRESKRYSLKLRKEKKLKEAKIFRNNLWEEKDELDDHPEFKNQWIEKDLAVYHLHNTGTRLVARPTTADLKTTRARALELPHPGMSYNPSLKDHRDLLNEVLEREGKIIKEEKHLKRVTTDMFSKLTPAERDLEKLKEAASGLNIEGVANSGDEETENPDAEGRLSINPPVQNKKKDRKARRKQREQRELLQERMKLKLEKKKITDIHRLRFLKAEVADEEKKTQEIVKRRKQTAEEKKFKPRRLAKIKFQESDIPVNMVTDLSGNLRNLKTESNVLIDRFKSMQRRNILPPSVDVGTRKRRKIKRFVRSSHKEDPQPIVKKKAGGK, from the exons ATGTCCGGAATTAAAAAGAAACGTGTTTCGAAGAAAAATAAAGCTTCGTGGCGCAAGTTCACAGATATTAAGGATGTAGAAGATTTCCTCGAAGATCAGCGTCTGGAGGAACGCATTGG CAAAGCCGATGAGAAAAAGGATGACGAGCTGTTTACGATCGACACAGCTGGCGGTGAAGACAAAACCATTTCAGTTTTATCTTTGAAAGCGAGGCGTAAAGAGAATGCTAAGAAACCTCCTCGTTCCTTGCTTGCCCTGGAAAATACCTCTAAAGTTCAAGATCCCATAGCCAAAAG GAACCATGTGAAGCCTAGAAAAAGTGGGAAAGATGTGATCAGCCAAGTACTAGCAGGGAAAACTTCCAACCGTATTACACAGGCACTCCGCGAGAGCAAGAGGTACAGCTTGAAGCTtcgcaaagaaaagaaattaaaggAAGCAAAAATATTCCGCAATAATCTTTGGGAGGAGAAGGACGAGCTGGATGATCACCCAGAGTTCAAGAACCAATGGATTGAGAAAGACTTGGCTGTATATCACTTGCATAATACTGGGACACGACTGGTCGCGAGACCAACGACAGCAGATCTGAAAACCACGAGAGCAAG GGCACTTGAACTCCCCCATCCTGGCATGAGTTACAATCCCAGTTTAAAAGATCATCGCGACTTACTCAATGAAGTATTGGAACGTGAAGGCAAAATCATAAAAGAGGAGAAACATTTGAAGCGGGTTACGACCGATATGTTCTCTAAGTTGACACCAGCAGAACGTGatcttgaaaaattaaaagaagctGCTTCTGGGCTCAATATTGAAGGTGTCGCCAATAGTGGTGATGAAGAAACAGAAAATCCCGATGCAGAAGGCCGACTTTCTATCAACCCACCAGTTCagaataagaaaaaagacagaaaaGCAAGGAGAAAACAACGGGAACAGCGAGAACTTTTGCAGGAACGCATGAAATTGAAActggagaagaagaaaataactGATATTCATAG GCTAAGATTTCTCAAAGCTGAGGTTGCCGACGAGGAAAAGAAAACTCAAGAAATCGTGAAGCGGCGAAAACAAACtgctgaagaaaagaaattcaaaccACGTCGCTTAGCCAAAATCAAATTCCAAGAGAGTGATATACCTGTGAACATGGTGACAGATCTAAGTGGAAATCTGAGAAACTTAAAAACAGAAAGTAACGTTTTAATTGATCGATTCAAGAGTATGCAAAGGCGAAACATTCTACCACCTAGTGTCGATGTTGGAACGCGCAAGCGAAGGAAGATCAAACGCTTTGTGCGAAGTTCACATAAGGAAGATCCGCAGCCGATTGTTAAGAAAAAGGCAGGAGGCAAATAG